The Longimicrobium sp. genome contains a region encoding:
- the dcd gene encoding dCTP deaminase, which yields MSIRPDSWIRRMAREHGMIEPFEDAQVRGGTISYGVSSYGYDMRVASEFKIFTNVNNAIVDPKAFSDKSFVPFEGDVCIVPPNSFALARSVEYFRIPRNVITLCVGKSTYARCGIITNVTPFEPEWEGYVTLEISNTTPLPAKIYANEGIAQVIFFESDTPPDVSYADRKGKYQGQIGVTTPRL from the coding sequence ATGAGCATCAGGCCCGACAGCTGGATCCGCCGGATGGCCCGCGAGCACGGGATGATCGAGCCGTTCGAGGACGCGCAGGTGCGCGGAGGAACCATCAGCTACGGAGTGTCGAGCTACGGCTACGACATGCGGGTGGCCAGCGAGTTCAAGATCTTCACCAACGTCAACAACGCCATCGTCGACCCCAAGGCGTTCAGCGACAAGTCTTTCGTGCCATTCGAAGGCGATGTCTGCATCGTCCCCCCGAACTCGTTTGCCCTTGCGAGATCGGTGGAGTACTTTCGTATCCCCCGGAACGTAATCACACTTTGCGTCGGAAAATCGACTTACGCGAGGTGTGGGATAATTACAAATGTTACACCCTTCGAGCCGGAGTGGGAGGGGTACGTGACGCTGGAGATCAGCAACACCACGCCGCTCCCCGCCAAGATCTACGCGAACGAGGGGATCGCGCAGGTGATCTTCTTCGAGAGCGACACGCCGCCGGACGTGAGCTACGCCGACCGGAAGGGGAAGTACCAGGGGCAGATCGGGGTGACGACGCCGCGGCTGTGA
- a CDS encoding NAD(P)H-dependent oxidoreductase subunit E — MSAPKAGQPDSPPSSWPEAKQNPGWAGDTGEFAQLSEADVRGNAYVGVRPKDGGLPVVAGSMPYQIAEKDPEAPIFVGPYEERLQKILGEYPDRQNALLPALHMAHEIRGYLSPATMDEVAERLELAPAYVRGVASFYTMYNLGPVGKYLIQVCTNISCNLCGGDAVFEAFLKHTGTEAGETSANGLWTVMEVECLGACGFPTAVQVNERYLENVRPENVPDILAMLT; from the coding sequence ATGAGCGCCCCGAAGGCAGGGCAGCCCGACTCGCCGCCGTCCTCCTGGCCCGAGGCGAAGCAGAACCCCGGCTGGGCGGGCGACACCGGCGAGTTCGCGCAGCTCAGCGAGGCGGACGTGCGCGGCAACGCCTACGTGGGAGTGCGCCCGAAGGACGGCGGCCTCCCGGTGGTCGCCGGCTCGATGCCGTACCAGATCGCGGAGAAGGACCCCGAGGCGCCGATCTTCGTGGGGCCGTATGAGGAGCGCCTGCAGAAGATCCTGGGCGAGTACCCGGACCGGCAGAACGCGCTTCTCCCGGCGCTGCACATGGCGCACGAGATCCGCGGCTACCTGAGCCCGGCGACGATGGACGAGGTGGCGGAGCGGCTGGAGCTGGCGCCGGCGTACGTGCGCGGCGTGGCCAGCTTCTACACCATGTACAACCTGGGCCCGGTGGGGAAGTACCTGATCCAGGTGTGCACCAACATCTCCTGCAATCTGTGCGGGGGCGACGCGGTGTTCGAGGCGTTCCTGAAGCACACCGGCACCGAGGCGGGCGAGACCAGCGCCAACGGCCTGTGGACGGTGATGGAGGTGGAGTGCCTGGGCGCCTGCGGCTTCCCCACGGCGGTGCAGGTGAACGAGCGGTACCTGGAGAACGTCCGGCCCGAGAACGTGCCGGACATCCTGGCGATGCTGACGTAG
- a CDS encoding NADH-quinone oxidoreductase subunit B has product MFTGQPSFLTTKLESVVNWARTNSLWPMPFGTACCAIEMMATAATRYDLARFGMERMSFSPRQADLLICAGRVSYKMAPVLKKIWEQMPSPKWCISMGACASSGGVFDVYSMVQGIDTIIPVDVYVPGCPPRPEGLIYGILLVQEKIRNSAPTSEDEWNAVDQLPETGSYLPKEVVEAITAPFGNSTNQNRSSGLVSTGAVVRVSDRRP; this is encoded by the coding sequence CTGTTCACCGGCCAGCCCAGCTTCCTCACCACCAAGCTGGAGTCGGTGGTGAACTGGGCGCGCACGAACTCGCTGTGGCCCATGCCCTTCGGCACGGCGTGCTGCGCCATCGAGATGATGGCCACCGCGGCCACCCGCTACGACCTGGCGCGCTTCGGGATGGAGCGGATGAGCTTCAGCCCGCGGCAGGCCGACCTGCTGATCTGCGCGGGGCGGGTGAGCTACAAGATGGCGCCGGTGCTGAAGAAGATCTGGGAGCAGATGCCCAGCCCCAAGTGGTGCATCTCCATGGGCGCCTGCGCCAGCAGCGGCGGCGTGTTCGACGTGTACAGCATGGTGCAGGGGATCGACACCATCATCCCCGTGGACGTATACGTGCCGGGGTGCCCGCCGCGCCCCGAGGGACTGATCTACGGCATCCTGCTGGTGCAGGAGAAGATCCGGAACTCGGCGCCCACCAGCGAGGACGAGTGGAACGCGGTGGACCAGCTCCCCGAGACCGGCTCGTACCTGCCGAAGGAAGTGGTCGAGGCCATCACCGCCCCGTTCGGCAACTCCACGAACCAGAACCGCTCGAGCGGGCTGGTGAGCACGGGCGCGGTCGTACGGGTTTCGGATCGAAGGCCATAA
- a CDS encoding chemotaxis protein CheC: MTQTPVTPKQLDAIREVVNIGAGHAATNLSALTGLRVMISVPRIQFASGDAEVAQELPGSGPLVVVAVPIIGVTESGGERASLILARDTALRMVSLMLRRQPSDSIGPLEQSALSEMGNIVCAAYVGVLGTFLGKGVMIGTPELHEGGRADLAHHVSGLMIETDFSFLDTTFEGVFVLSHSDVSFSSLLRALGFTDVAA, from the coding sequence ATGACGCAGACGCCCGTTACCCCCAAGCAGCTCGACGCCATCCGCGAGGTGGTGAACATCGGCGCAGGCCACGCCGCCACCAACCTGTCGGCGCTCACCGGGCTGCGGGTGATGATCTCCGTCCCCCGCATCCAGTTCGCCAGCGGCGACGCGGAGGTGGCGCAGGAGCTGCCCGGGAGCGGGCCGCTCGTCGTGGTCGCCGTGCCCATCATCGGCGTGACCGAGAGCGGCGGCGAGCGCGCGAGTCTGATCCTGGCGCGCGACACGGCGCTGCGCATGGTGTCGCTGATGCTGCGCCGCCAGCCCAGCGACTCCATCGGCCCGCTGGAGCAGAGCGCGCTGAGCGAGATGGGGAACATCGTCTGCGCCGCCTACGTGGGCGTGCTGGGCACCTTCCTGGGCAAGGGCGTGATGATCGGCACCCCCGAGCTGCACGAGGGCGGGCGCGCCGACCTGGCCCACCACGTGAGCGGGCTGATGATCGAGACCGACTTCTCCTTCCTGGACACCACCTTCGAGGGCGTGTTCGTCCTCTCGCACAGCGACGTGTCGTTCTCGTCGCTGCTGCGCGCGCTGGGCTTTACCGACGTGGCCGCCTGA
- the nuoD gene encoding NADH dehydrogenase (quinone) subunit D produces MALRRLIYNVTRNPEMAPGGSLVHAPIVPHEGEAYEVHEDIAGEHMLINIGPQHPATHGVLRLVLELDGETVVRCIPHIGYLHSSFEKLGEYRDWNQIVPLTDRMDYLAPLIYNCAYAMAVEKLMGITVTERCKVVRVICMELDRIFSHLLWLGTTAIDLGAFTVFLYTFQQREKIYDLHERFTGARITTSSTRIGGMMADLPAGWIAQLNEFLDNFLPVVDEVETLLTNNAIWVGRTQGVGSISGEDAVNWGLSGPNLRASGVSYDVRKDRPYYDYETYDFDVPVGEHGDIYDRYLCRMEEMRQSVRILRQAIDRLPSGSINVDDPRVILPPKTAAMNDMESMIHHFKVVMEGVRAPVGESWFSVESSKGELGMYVVSDGGAKPVRWRVRGPSFINIAAIPHMIEGALLSDVIAVNASLDIVLGEIDR; encoded by the coding sequence ATGGCGCTCCGCAGACTGATCTACAACGTCACGCGCAACCCCGAGATGGCCCCCGGCGGCAGCCTGGTGCACGCGCCCATCGTCCCGCACGAGGGCGAGGCGTACGAGGTGCACGAGGACATCGCCGGCGAGCACATGCTCATCAACATCGGCCCGCAGCACCCGGCCACGCACGGCGTGCTGCGCCTGGTGCTGGAGCTGGACGGCGAGACGGTGGTGCGCTGCATCCCGCACATCGGCTACCTGCACTCGTCGTTCGAGAAGCTGGGCGAGTACCGCGACTGGAACCAGATCGTCCCGCTCACCGACCGCATGGACTACCTGGCGCCGCTGATCTACAACTGCGCCTACGCCATGGCGGTCGAGAAGCTGATGGGGATCACCGTCACCGAGCGCTGCAAGGTGGTGCGCGTCATCTGCATGGAGCTGGACCGCATCTTCAGCCACCTGCTCTGGCTGGGAACCACGGCCATCGACCTGGGCGCCTTCACCGTCTTCCTCTACACCTTCCAGCAGCGCGAGAAGATCTACGACCTGCACGAGCGCTTCACCGGCGCCCGCATCACCACCTCCAGCACGCGCATCGGGGGGATGATGGCCGACCTGCCGGCGGGGTGGATCGCGCAGCTGAACGAGTTCCTCGACAACTTCCTCCCCGTCGTGGACGAGGTGGAGACGCTGCTGACCAACAACGCCATCTGGGTGGGCCGGACGCAGGGCGTGGGCTCCATCAGCGGCGAGGACGCGGTGAACTGGGGGCTCAGCGGCCCCAACCTCCGCGCGTCGGGCGTCAGCTACGACGTGCGCAAGGACCGGCCGTACTACGACTACGAGACGTACGACTTCGACGTGCCCGTGGGCGAGCACGGCGACATCTATGACCGCTACCTCTGCCGGATGGAGGAGATGCGGCAGAGCGTGCGCATCCTCCGCCAGGCCATCGACCGCCTTCCCAGCGGCTCCATCAACGTGGACGACCCGCGCGTCATCCTTCCGCCCAAGACGGCGGCGATGAACGACATGGAGAGCATGATCCACCACTTCAAGGTGGTGATGGAGGGCGTGCGCGCTCCGGTGGGCGAGAGCTGGTTCAGCGTGGAGTCGTCGAAGGGCGAGCTGGGGATGTACGTGGTGAGCGACGGCGGCGCGAAGCCCGTCCGCTGGCGGGTGCGCGGGCCCAGCTTCATCAACATCGCGGCCATCCCGCACATGATCGAGGGGGCGCTGCTCTCCGACGTGATCGCGGTGAACGCGTCGCTCGACATCGTGCTGGGAGAGATCGACCGATGA
- a CDS encoding NADH-quinone oxidoreductase subunit A produces the protein MLRPYLPVLILLALSIAQAIGMVILSNVLSPGKQTKVKASPYESGITPLGSTRERFSVKFYVVAILFIVFDVETVFLLPWAVSARALGWGGFAAAMVFIFILTVGLVYEWKKGALEWD, from the coding sequence ATGCTCCGTCCGTATCTGCCCGTGCTGATCCTGCTCGCGCTGAGCATCGCGCAGGCGATCGGAATGGTCATCCTGTCGAACGTGCTGAGCCCGGGGAAGCAGACCAAGGTCAAGGCTTCGCCGTACGAAAGCGGCATCACCCCGCTGGGCAGCACGCGCGAGCGTTTTTCGGTCAAGTTCTACGTCGTGGCGATCCTCTTCATCGTGTTCGACGTGGAAACGGTCTTCCTCCTCCCCTGGGCCGTGTCGGCCCGGGCGCTGGGGTGGGGAGGCTTCGCCGCCGCGATGGTGTTCATCTTCATCCTCACGGTGGGGCTGGTCTACGAGTGGAAGAAGGGAGCGCTGGAATGGGATTGA
- the nuoH gene encoding NADH-quinone oxidoreductase subunit NuoH translates to MQATIPTYHEIAGPAYYWITIIKVLVVFVAVLVIVAMLTLMERKVSAWMQDRLGPNRVGPGGLLQPAADGLKNILKEETNPAEANRVFFTLAPMLSIIPAMVTFAVIPFASPLPTRWGVVPMIIADLPVGILFLLAFSSLGVYGIVIAGWASYNKYALLGGLRAGAQMISYEIALGLSLMSVFMVTGNVSLSEIVWKQQQMHFWFIVPLAVSFFFFWISCFAETNRLPFDLPEAESELVTGYHTEYSAMKFSMFFIAEYSHVLTVSMLMATLFLGGWDIPVWQGDNMYGVLNGAWVGHAPHWWITLLTLVAFSAKTFLFILVFMLVRWTVPRFRYDQVMDLGWKIMLPAALFAVVVTAAAVLALDSFGVEYGWKWGVALSAVNLPMLAIVVWVMDKGHTLTGTGAMEEKRRVAREAARARAQARRVPVVANAQQVR, encoded by the coding sequence ATGCAGGCAACCATACCGACGTACCACGAGATCGCCGGCCCCGCGTACTACTGGATCACCATCATCAAGGTGCTGGTGGTGTTCGTGGCGGTGCTGGTCATCGTGGCCATGCTCACGCTGATGGAGCGCAAGGTGAGCGCGTGGATGCAGGACCGCCTGGGCCCCAACCGCGTGGGCCCCGGCGGCCTTCTCCAGCCCGCGGCAGACGGGCTGAAGAACATCCTGAAGGAGGAGACCAACCCGGCCGAGGCCAACCGGGTGTTCTTCACCCTGGCGCCCATGCTCTCCATCATCCCCGCGATGGTCACCTTCGCGGTGATCCCCTTCGCCAGCCCGCTGCCCACGCGGTGGGGGGTGGTGCCCATGATCATCGCCGACCTCCCGGTGGGGATCCTCTTCCTCCTCGCCTTCAGCTCGCTGGGCGTCTACGGGATCGTGATCGCGGGGTGGGCCAGCTACAACAAGTACGCCCTTCTCGGCGGGCTCCGCGCGGGCGCGCAGATGATCTCGTACGAGATCGCGCTGGGCCTGTCGCTGATGTCCGTCTTCATGGTCACGGGGAACGTCTCGCTCAGCGAGATCGTGTGGAAGCAGCAGCAGATGCACTTCTGGTTCATCGTGCCGCTGGCCGTCTCCTTCTTCTTCTTCTGGATCAGCTGCTTCGCCGAGACCAACCGGCTGCCGTTCGACCTTCCCGAGGCCGAGAGCGAGCTGGTGACCGGCTACCACACCGAGTACAGCGCGATGAAGTTCTCCATGTTCTTCATCGCCGAGTACTCGCACGTGCTGACCGTGTCGATGCTGATGGCCACGCTCTTCCTGGGCGGGTGGGACATCCCCGTCTGGCAGGGCGACAACATGTACGGCGTGCTGAACGGCGCCTGGGTGGGCCACGCGCCGCACTGGTGGATCACGCTGCTCACGCTCGTCGCCTTCAGCGCGAAGACCTTCCTGTTCATCCTGGTGTTCATGCTGGTGCGCTGGACGGTGCCGCGCTTCCGCTACGACCAGGTGATGGACCTGGGGTGGAAGATCATGCTCCCGGCCGCGCTCTTCGCCGTCGTCGTCACGGCCGCGGCGGTGCTGGCGCTGGACAGCTTCGGCGTGGAGTACGGGTGGAAATGGGGGGTCGCGCTCTCGGCGGTGAACCTGCCGATGCTGGCGATCGTGGTGTGGGTGATGGACAAGGGACACACGCTCACCGGCACCGGGGCCATGGAAGAGAAGCGCCGCGTCGCCCGCGAGGCGGCGCGCGCCCGGGCGCAGGCGCGCCGGGTGCCGGTGGTGGCCAACGCCCAGCAGGTGCGCTGA
- the nuoF gene encoding NADH-quinone oxidoreductase subunit NuoF translates to MAYPYTHPKEVRILSRYFGDPEARTLKGWEQRGGYQALRKALATPREEIVNTVKASGLRGRGGAGFPTGLKWSFMPKKVPGTPHYLVCNADESEPGTFKDRELMRWTPHALVEGCVIGAYAINAERAYIYVRGEFFEAAQIMAKAIEEAYAAGYVGKNILGTGIDIDVVLSIGAGAYICGEETGLLNSLEGRRGEPRVKPPYPAIAGAFGKPTAVNNVESLIAAAHIVQNGADWYKQWGTEKSVGTKLFCVSGHVKRPGNYEVPLGFNFKEFIYDVCGGTPDGRPIKAVIPGGSSVPILTADELDIGMDYEAMAAAGTMLGCGSVIVMDETTNVVKQVRRMVDFYAHESCGQCTPCREGTAWAAKILRRIEQGRGVPEDIDTLLQISDNMSGKTICVLSDAAAAPITSSIQKFRGDYEALMAKEPALAGAGMTGAEPGSVR, encoded by the coding sequence ATGGCGTATCCATACACGCACCCGAAAGAAGTCCGCATCCTTTCCCGCTACTTCGGCGACCCCGAGGCGCGGACGCTGAAGGGGTGGGAGCAGCGCGGCGGATACCAGGCGCTCCGCAAGGCGCTGGCGACTCCGCGCGAGGAGATCGTCAACACCGTGAAGGCGTCGGGGCTGCGCGGCCGCGGCGGCGCGGGCTTCCCCACGGGGCTGAAGTGGAGCTTCATGCCCAAGAAGGTGCCCGGCACGCCGCACTACCTGGTCTGCAACGCCGACGAGAGCGAGCCCGGCACCTTCAAGGACCGCGAGCTCATGCGGTGGACGCCGCACGCGCTGGTGGAAGGATGCGTCATCGGCGCGTACGCCATCAACGCCGAGCGCGCCTACATCTACGTGCGCGGCGAGTTCTTCGAGGCCGCGCAGATCATGGCGAAGGCCATCGAGGAGGCCTACGCCGCCGGCTACGTGGGGAAGAACATCCTGGGGACGGGGATCGACATCGACGTGGTCCTCTCCATCGGCGCGGGCGCCTACATCTGCGGCGAGGAGACGGGGCTGCTGAACTCGCTGGAGGGCCGCCGCGGCGAGCCCCGCGTGAAGCCGCCCTACCCGGCCATCGCCGGCGCCTTCGGCAAGCCCACGGCGGTGAACAACGTGGAGAGCCTGATCGCCGCCGCGCACATCGTGCAGAACGGCGCCGACTGGTACAAGCAGTGGGGCACGGAGAAGTCGGTGGGCACCAAGCTCTTCTGCGTCTCGGGGCACGTGAAGCGCCCCGGGAACTACGAGGTGCCGCTGGGCTTCAACTTCAAGGAGTTCATCTACGACGTCTGCGGCGGCACCCCCGACGGGCGGCCGATCAAGGCGGTGATCCCGGGCGGCAGCTCCGTCCCCATCCTCACCGCCGACGAGCTGGACATCGGGATGGACTACGAGGCCATGGCCGCCGCGGGGACGATGCTCGGCTGCGGCTCGGTCATCGTCATGGACGAGACGACGAACGTGGTGAAGCAGGTGCGGCGGATGGTGGACTTCTACGCCCACGAGAGCTGCGGGCAATGCACCCCCTGCCGCGAGGGCACCGCGTGGGCCGCCAAGATCCTGCGCCGCATCGAGCAGGGACGCGGCGTGCCCGAGGACATCGACACGCTGCTGCAGATCTCCGACAACATGAGCGGGAAGACGATCTGCGTGCTGAGCGACGCCGCCGCGGCGCCCATCACCAGCAGCATCCAGAAGTTCCGGGGTGATTACGAGGCGCTGATGGCGAAGGAGCCCGCGCTGGCCGGGGCGGGGATGACCGGCGCCGAGCCCGGCTCCGTCCGCTAG
- a CDS encoding NADH-quinone oxidoreductase subunit I, whose product MAINVKVMKRSAGKSSYMRATLKGMSLTFRHMAKSAGDRSELTIQYPDVKKELSPRWRGTHVMEQHEDGRPKCVACGLCPTICPANCIKLVPGEDDQGNRYPIVYEIDEFRCIFCGMCQEVCPVEAIHVGNHYENAEFTRHNFVYDLDRLMAQTHPVTLLWDPSDPAGE is encoded by the coding sequence ATGGCGATCAACGTAAAGGTGATGAAGCGGTCCGCCGGCAAGAGCAGCTACATGCGGGCCACGCTGAAGGGGATGTCGCTGACCTTCCGCCACATGGCAAAGTCGGCCGGCGACCGCAGCGAGTTGACCATCCAGTACCCGGACGTGAAGAAGGAGCTCAGTCCGCGCTGGCGGGGGACGCACGTGATGGAGCAGCACGAGGACGGGCGCCCCAAGTGCGTGGCGTGCGGCCTGTGCCCCACCATCTGCCCCGCCAACTGCATCAAGCTGGTGCCGGGCGAGGACGACCAGGGGAACCGCTACCCCATCGTCTACGAGATCGACGAGTTCCGCTGCATCTTCTGCGGGATGTGCCAGGAGGTGTGCCCGGTGGAGGCCATCCACGTGGGCAACCACTACGAGAACGCCGAGTTCACGCGCCACAACTTCGTGTACGACCTGGACCGGCTGATGGCGCAGACGCATCCGGTGACGCTGCTGTGGGACCCGAGCGATCCGGCGGGGGAGTGA
- a CDS encoding molybdopterin-dependent oxidoreductase produces the protein MADANPTAETVHITIDGMELDVPKGTRILDAAAMAGVDVPHYCYHPGLTAPAQCRMCLVEIEKVPKLQPACVATVADGNVIHTQSEKALEARQGVLEFYLVNHPLDCPVCDQSGECKLQDYTSAEGRAMGRSLEPKRVLGRDDFGGDVLFYADRCVMCTRCVRFMREVAQDERLAVVQRGHRNVIDTFFDEGLEGNLWADNIVDICPVGALVSKDFLHKARAWDLDRNPSICPNCSQGCNVRLETRDNQVMRIKPRPNPEVNAHWMCDYGRLNYEWINRGARIEAPMVKEGDRFVALSWSDALKRLAAALKEAAGGEARAVVSPFMANEDMGLLRRVMDATGGGTGVYRCPTGEEVVLPGFPTLALRTDRAANSNGADVLGFNRVGDREGLGGLEQSAAHGGVLWVLGDELTDAPETFGQDASVYVYVGHFLSPAARNAHFVLPATTFAEMEGTFTNVQKRVQRFWPALQAPGMSRPAWQILGVLLAGISDAAPAATAADAFAALAGVRPEFGALQWAELGQQGAPLPSFAEAGD, from the coding sequence ATGGCCGACGCGAACCCGACCGCCGAGACGGTCCACATCACCATCGACGGCATGGAGCTGGACGTGCCCAAGGGCACGCGCATCCTCGATGCCGCGGCGATGGCGGGGGTGGACGTCCCGCACTACTGCTACCACCCGGGGCTCACCGCCCCGGCGCAGTGCCGCATGTGCCTGGTGGAGATCGAGAAGGTGCCCAAGCTGCAGCCCGCCTGCGTGGCGACCGTGGCCGACGGCAACGTGATCCACACGCAGAGCGAGAAGGCGCTCGAGGCCCGGCAGGGCGTGCTGGAGTTCTACCTGGTGAACCACCCGCTCGACTGCCCGGTCTGCGACCAGAGCGGCGAGTGCAAGCTGCAGGACTACACCAGCGCCGAGGGGCGCGCGATGGGGCGCTCGCTCGAGCCCAAGCGCGTGCTGGGGCGCGACGACTTCGGCGGCGACGTGCTGTTCTACGCCGACCGCTGCGTGATGTGCACCCGCTGCGTGCGCTTCATGCGCGAGGTCGCGCAGGACGAGCGCCTGGCGGTGGTGCAGCGCGGGCACCGCAACGTCATCGACACCTTCTTCGACGAGGGGCTGGAGGGGAACCTCTGGGCCGACAACATCGTCGACATCTGCCCGGTGGGCGCGCTGGTCTCCAAGGACTTCCTGCACAAGGCGCGGGCCTGGGATCTCGATCGAAATCCCTCGATCTGCCCCAACTGCAGCCAGGGGTGCAACGTCCGCCTGGAAACGCGCGACAACCAGGTGATGCGCATCAAGCCGCGCCCCAACCCGGAAGTGAACGCGCACTGGATGTGCGACTACGGCCGGCTGAACTACGAGTGGATCAACCGCGGCGCGCGCATCGAGGCGCCGATGGTGAAGGAGGGAGACCGGTTCGTCGCCCTCTCCTGGTCTGACGCGCTGAAGCGGCTGGCCGCGGCGCTGAAGGAGGCCGCGGGCGGCGAGGCGCGCGCCGTCGTGTCGCCCTTCATGGCCAACGAGGACATGGGGCTGCTGCGCCGGGTGATGGACGCCACCGGCGGCGGCACCGGCGTCTACCGCTGCCCCACGGGCGAGGAAGTCGTCCTCCCCGGCTTCCCCACGCTGGCGCTCAGGACCGACCGCGCGGCCAACTCCAACGGCGCGGACGTGCTCGGCTTCAACCGCGTGGGCGACCGCGAGGGGCTGGGCGGGCTGGAGCAGTCGGCCGCGCACGGCGGCGTGCTCTGGGTGCTGGGCGACGAGCTGACGGACGCGCCGGAGACGTTCGGGCAGGACGCCAGCGTGTACGTCTACGTGGGCCACTTCCTTTCCCCCGCGGCGCGCAACGCCCACTTCGTGCTTCCCGCGACCACGTTCGCGGAGATGGAGGGGACGTTCACCAACGTGCAGAAGCGGGTGCAGCGCTTCTGGCCCGCGCTGCAGGCGCCGGGGATGTCGCGCCCGGCGTGGCAGATCCTGGGCGTGCTGCTGGCCGGGATCAGCGACGCCGCGCCCGCCGCCACCGCGGCCGACGCCTTCGCGGCGCTGGCCGGCGTGCGCCCCGAGTTCGGCGCGCTGCAGTGGGCCGAGCTGGGGCAGCAGGGCGCGCCGCTCCCCAGCTTCGCCGAAGCGGGCGACTGA